A single region of the Triticum dicoccoides isolate Atlit2015 ecotype Zavitan chromosome 2B, WEW_v2.0, whole genome shotgun sequence genome encodes:
- the LOC119364315 gene encoding uncharacterized protein LOC119364315, with amino-acid sequence MDEVDFLVGIGMKEEDIATMLFGEKVAELREDTFDGSEKEKQILEGIFGSGQTTSLPGAIKALVPASTPSGSASNNRMVYCRIVESFTHGSLSSYHVLYHSASQQMQNAMPCTDHHGSGRPSECELVVQETPPSGDRVYTRRAVIRRSQRAKQCSVLDWERVDINSVVAQRRDGRGGFGMLWNHLRLHAHLLMMDAGWKIEGRERGDKSKVDLMFESPDKEIRLASLPKAWKCFGQWLLIHSSRFDGNYYGKEWFNMYDFCYDLKNTLLCLEHEVRRPKQSLSFLHQWQLLDPFMAVVCIDKKVAALRNGVALKAVNSRVTILNCSDIKLLSRLSRRNVNKPVAIKYSSNSNDTHPKSRRSLLPLLLSDGQPHKEENSLHNEQSFIFGTSKHSQYEVQQRYLTMEEMNERSVRNIPHRIVKGFQDATEPSSMPTCFSTKREFPYCKMVQDTRDEFDPPYFPPSYASDQLDENVQIKGPSSHAGEAMEIAADMGNSADSPSDELLIRPDLLFSHEVDEMILGTTDGVSNEHHAAAIVSDYQAGTEDGRGGPSSGTLSLPEETDARLEAIRDDVNNEHDIVVPGFQAGIVHVRDEPSAGALSLLAEKDTRLEVIRDDINNEHDVVVVPGFQVGNDDVRGGPSSGTLSLLKAKGTNLEAKDMGLEQMTKTGWVPSGATGGPLKISEPQVLFVSPQDGRLSFMNNRTFNQDTLSCLNFSHDSMGANMQLDIQTSAYEASLIQGFLYLDSEGSPIGWEVINPEPPNQMICGPSSEPNSKVSGHCGELNMQNEARTSEQREISESDPSKNGKKRSEKVAGIKDDALRKKQKVNSVHASHCAIGKNMDITTEVPASCVVHNGKEQIGATSSEHASSNQKRSQEAADIQDEVREKKQKVNDGLISDSIIGQCMDGSTAENPTRCVTRCEEVQISASSSEQVHLTLVPEIKEHKEQAEDSSEPPKQLVSEQPPKKDVKFRKKQPWRRKCRFDEDDLLMTAVIHRLTARYRNHYNRMLINRIGLKSLPRSRLQNEKKCVRQKFPKSARTVLSKLLEMGIVCTMNILQYRRPGPKNVLKDGNITEHGIRCRCCDTIFTMSNFRCHAGLKQETLTLNLFLGSGKSYSLCQLQAWFIEQKKRKERAKDTMSVQADENDDTCGLCGDVGELICCDNCPASYHQACLPCQEVPDGSWYCSSCLCNVCGEVVNSKAPGGLLHALECSQCEYRYHVKCISGKVVCDQRSGLGTWFCERRCQQIYTSMRSRVGIPDHLDDGFSCTILRNNDDQKVHSASDIALLAECSMKLIIALSILEECFLPIFDPRTGVDIMPPIVYNWRSEFVHLDYKGFYTVVLEKDDNILSVASIRLHGTTVAEMPLIATCSENRQQGMCRQLVDYIEEMLKSLEVEMLLLFAIPNIVDTWTSAFGFRLIEESDKKKLSKVRLVSIPGTVLLKKDLYERSPETEAGELRTEQQQPLEDTGPVCTTETNLADELGGSDTNLPLADPPSAVALGKCHVD; translated from the exons ATGGATGAGGTAGACTTCCTGGTGGGAATAGGCATGAAGGAGGAGGATATTGCAACAATGCTGTTTGGAGAGAAAGTTGCTGAGCTGAGAGAAGACACATTTGATGGTTCTGAGAAGGAAAAACAAATCCTTGAGGGCATTTTTGGCAGCGGGCAGACCACTTCGCTACCAGGCGCAATCAAAGCATTGGTACCAGCGAGCACACCATCCGGCTCTGCATCCAACAACAGGATGGTCTACTGCCGCATAGTCGAGTCCTTTACTCACGGCAGCCTATCAAGCTATCATGTCTTATATCATAGCGCTAGTCAACAGATGCAGAATGCAATGCCTTGTACAGATCATCATGGCAGTGGCAGGCCTTCTGAATGTGAACTCGTGGTACAAGAGACGCCACCTTCCGGTGATCGGGTTTACACCCGCAGGGCTGTGATACGCAGGAGCCAAAGAGCAAAACAATGCAGTGTTCTGGATTGGGAGAGGGTTGACATTAACAGTGTGGTCGCACAGCGACGGGATGGCCGTGGTGGCTTTGGAATGCTCTGGAACCATCTCCGGCTGCACGCACATCTTCTGATGATGGACGCCGGGTGGAAGATCGAGGGCAGGGAAAGGGGGGACAAGAGTAAGGTCGACCTCATGTTCGAGTCGCCCGACAAAGAAATCCGCCTAGCTTCTCTTCCTAAGGCTTGGAAATGCTTTGGCCAGTGGTTGCTTATTCATTCGTCCCGATTTGATGGGAATTACTACGGAAAGGAATGGTTCAACATGTATGACTTTTGTTATGATTTGAAGAACACACTGTTATGCTTAGAGCACGAGGTCCGGCGCCCGAAGCAATCTCTATCCTTCCTCCACCAGTGGCAACTCCTCGATCCTTTCATGGCAGTAGTTTGCATCGATAAGAAGGTCGCAGCTCTGCGGAACGGAGTGGCACTGAAAGCTGTGAACAGCAGAGTTACAATCCTCAATTGCAGCGACATTAAGCTGTTGAGTCGCTTGAGTCGCAGGAATGTTAACAAGCCAGTTGCGATTAAGTATTCAAGCAACTCTAACGACACACATCCCAAGTCACGGAGAAGTCTTCTGCCGCTTCTTCTATCTGATGGCCAGCCTCACAAAGAGGAAAATTCTCTGCACAATGAGCAGTCTTTTATATTTGGAACAAGCAAGCATAGCCAATATGAAGTGCAGCAAAGGTACTTGACCATGGAAGAAATGAATGAAAGAAGCGTCAGAAATATTCCTCATCGTATAGTCAAAGGTTTCCAAGATGCAACAGAGCCCAGTTCAATGCCTACTTGCTTTAGTACAAAAAGAGAATTTCCATACTGTAAAATGGTTCAGGATACTCGAGATGAGTTCGACCCACCATATTTCCCGCCTAGTTATGCTTCAGATCAGCTGGATGAAAATGTGCAAATCAAGGGTCCAAGTTCTCATGCCGGTGAAGCGATGGAAATCGCCGCCGATATGGGTAACTCTGCAGACAGTCCTTCTGACGAGTTGCTCATAAGACCAGACCTGTTGTTTTCTCACGAGGTGGATGAGATGATCCTTGGAACGACAGATGGTGTCAGCAATGAACATCATGCTGCTGCAATTGTCTCTGATTACCAAGCAGGAACTGAGGATGGAAGGGGTGGACCTTCGTCTGGTACATTATCACTACCAGAAGAAACGGATGCACGCTTAGAAGCTATCAGAGATGATGTCAACAATGAACATGATATTGTTGTACCTGGATTCCAAGCAGGAATTGTACATGTGAGGGATGAACCTTCAGCTGGTGCATTGTCTCTATTAGCAGAAAAGGATACACGCTTAGAAGTTATCAGAGATGATATCAACAATGAACACGATGTTGTTGTTGTACCTGGATTCCAAGTAGGAAATGATGATGTAAGGGGGGGACCTTCCTCTGGTACACTGTCACTATTAAAAGCGAAGGGTACAAACTTGGAAGCTAAAGACATGGGCTTGGAACAGATGACAAAAACAGGATGGGTACCATCTGGAGCCACTGGTGGCCCATTGAAGATCTCCGAACCACAAGTATTGTTTGTGTCCCCACAAGACGGGAGACTCTCTTTCATGAACAACCGTACATTTAATCAAGATACGTTGAGCTGTCTTAATTTTTCCCATGATAGCATGGGGGCAAACATGCAGCTGGACATCCAGACATCTGCCTATGAAGCGAGCTTGATTCAGGGATTTTTATATCTTGATAGTGAGGGTTCTCCAATTGGTTGGGAAGTCATAAACCCAGAACCTCCTAACCAGATGATCTGTGGCCCTTCTTCTGAACCAAACTCAAAGGTGTCTGGACATTGTGGTGAGCTGAACATGCAGAATGAAGCACGAACATCTGAACAAAGGGAGATATCAGAGTCTGATCCAAGTAAAAATGGTAAAAAAAGGTCTGAGAAGGTTGCAGGTATCAAAGATGATGCCCTTAGAAAGAAACAGAAAGTAAATAGTGTTCATGCAAGTCATTGTGCAATTGGTAAGAATATGGACATTACAACTGAGGTTCCAGCTAGCTGTGTAGTTCACAATGGGAAAGAACAGATAGGTGCAACAAGCAGTGAGCATGCTTCTTCGAATCAAAAAAGGTCACAGGAGGCTGCAGATATCCAAGACGAAGTTCGTGAAAAGAAACAGAAAGTAAATGATGGTCTTATAAGCGACTCCATAATTGGTCAATGCATGGATGGTAGTACAGCTGAGAATCCTACTAGGTGTGTGACACGTTGTGAGGAAGTACAGATAAGTGCATCAAGTAGTGAGCAAGTCCATTTGACTCTAGTGCCCGAAATTAAAGAGCACAAGGAACAAGCTGAAGATAGCAGCGAACCCCCAAAACAGCTCGTGTCAGAACAACCACCCAAAAAGGATGTCAAATTTCGAAAGAAACAACCATGGAGGCGTAAATGCAGGTTTGACGAGGATGATCTTTTGATGACAGCTGTAATACATAGGCTGACCGCGCGTTACAGGAACCATTATAATCGAATGCTCATAAATAGAATTGGCTTGAAATCTCTTCCGAGGTCTCGCCTGCAGAATGAAAAAAAATGCGTCCGGCAGAAGTTCCCTAAAAGTGCAAGAACGGTGTTGAGCAAATTACTTGAGATGGGCATTGTTTGTACAATGAATATTCTCCAGTATAGAAGGCCAGGACCTAAGAACGTGTTGAAAGATGGGAACATAACCGAGCATGGCATAAGGTGCCGGTGTTGTGACACCATATTTACAATGTCCAACTTTAGGTGCCATGCAGGTCTCAAACAAGAAACTCTGACCCTGAATCTTTTCTTGGGTTCTGGTAAATCTTACAGCCTATGTCAGCTTCAAGCGTGGTTTATAGAGCAGAAGAAGAGGAAAGAACGTGCAAAAGATACTATGTCAGTACAAGCAGATGAAAATGATGACACTTGTGGATTATGTGGTGATGTCGGTGAACTAATATGCTGTGACAACTGCCCTGCTAGTTACCATCAGGCCTGCTTGCCTTGTCAG GAAGTTCCAGATGGCAGCTGGTATTGCTCTAGTTGCTTGTGCAATGTTTGTGGGGAAGTGGTCAATTCAAAGGCGCCAGGAGGTCTCCTGCATGCTTTAGAATGCTCACAGTGTGAATATCGAT ATCACGTAAAATGCATATCTGGTAAAGTTGTGTGTGATCAGAGAAGTGGACTTGGTACTTGGTTTTGTGAAAGAAGGTGCCAGCAG ATTTATACGAGCATGCGTTCTCGTGTTGGAATACCTGACCACCTCGATGATGGTTTTTCTTGCACCATACTTCGTAATAATGATGATCAAAAGGTTCACTCAGCTTCAGACATTGCTCTCCTGGCTGAGTGCAGCATGAAATTAATTATTGCTTTGAGTATTTTGGAAGAATGCTTCTTGCCCATCTTCGACCCGAGGACAGGGGTAGACATAATGCCCCCTATTGTGTATAACTGGAG GTCCGAGTTTGTACATTTGGATTACAAGGGGTTTTATACTGTAGTCCTGGAAAAGGATGATAACATCCTTTCCGTGGCATCCATCAG GTTACATGGCACAACTGTAGCAGAGATGCCGCTAATAGCTACTTGTTCTGAGAATCGGCAACAGGGGATGTGCAGGCAACTGGTGGATTACATTGAGGAG ATGCTGAAATCGCTGGAGGTGGAAATGCTGCTTCTGTTCGCGATACCAAACATAGTCGATACATGGACATCAGCATTCGGGTTCAGGCTGATCGAAGAATCTGACAAGAAGAAGCTGAGCAAGGTCAGGCTGGTCTCCATCCCTGGAACTGTTCTACTGAAGAAGGATCTGTATGAAAGAAGTCCAGAAACAGAGGCGGGTGAGCTGCGAACCGAACAGCAGCAGCCATTGGAGGACACCGGGCCGGTTTGCACAACGGAGACCAACCTCGCCGACGAACTAGGAGGCTCGGACACCAACCTGCCCCTCGCCGATCCTCCGTCTGCTGTTGCTCTCGGGAAATGTCATGTAGATTAG